In Terriglobia bacterium, one DNA window encodes the following:
- a CDS encoding TolC family protein — protein sequence SLDAVASYDRFGLAGSVNPSVASNPGFSVMVPSSLDGGWGRSYRLLGDGSFDDARVGVVLTLPIGNRAALAAARSAKSAEAQAAADLTRARKQVRAEVLDAGAALRTASQRFEAARAERESAEVQLGAERDRFAVGLSTNFLVLTRQNDLARARLDEISARTDYRTARTEMARSTGSLLEDRGIKVEGVVRAAGPR from the coding sequence CGTCGCTCGACGCGGTGGCGTCGTACGACCGTTTCGGCCTGGCGGGCTCGGTCAATCCGAGCGTCGCGTCGAATCCCGGTTTCTCGGTCATGGTGCCGTCGAGTCTCGACGGAGGCTGGGGACGGTCGTATCGCTTGCTCGGGGACGGGTCCTTCGACGACGCCCGAGTCGGCGTGGTCCTCACGCTTCCGATCGGGAATCGCGCGGCGCTGGCGGCCGCGCGGAGCGCGAAGAGCGCGGAGGCGCAGGCGGCCGCGGATCTGACGCGCGCGCGCAAGCAGGTACGTGCCGAGGTCCTCGACGCGGGAGCCGCGCTTCGGACCGCCTCTCAGAGGTTCGAGGCGGCACGCGCGGAGCGCGAATCCGCCGAGGTCCAGCTCGGCGCCGAGCGGGACCGGTTCGCCGTCGGCCTCTCGACGAATTTCCTGGTGCTGACGCGCCAGAACGATCTGGCGCGGGCCCGGCTCGACGAGATCTCAGCGCGAACCGACTATCGGACCGCCCGCACGGAGATGGCGCGATCGACGGGATCGCTGCTCGAGGATCGCGGCATCAAGGTGGAAGGGGTCGTGCGGGCCGCGGGCCCTCGCTGA
- a CDS encoding efflux RND transporter periplasmic adaptor subunit, which produces MAKRMIVMLVAMVAFVTAIGFVKYTQVRAAIAGAAAFRPPPEAVTTIVAREERWEETLSAIGTAAAVHGVTVSADLPGIVSRIAFDSGRHVEQGDVVVELDTRQEQAQLLDAQAQRDLARLSLDRVRGLRERGVTSQAELDDAEAKFKSADARVGEIRASIERKTVRAPFSGVLGIRQVNLGQYLKSGDPIVPLQALRPIYVNFSVPQQELQHLRVGTEVTVRPGEPAGAKMSGRITAIDSVIDEGTRNVRIQATFGNPDERLRPGMFVETRILVGVGRPVVAVPASSVSYAPYGDSVFVVEDVHAPDGKTYRGVRQQFVKLAGSRGDQVAVVSGVRPGEEIVTSGVFKLRNGAAVQVNNAIQPSNEAAPHPEES; this is translated from the coding sequence ATGGCAAAGAGGATGATCGTCATGCTGGTCGCGATGGTCGCCTTCGTGACCGCGATCGGCTTCGTCAAGTACACGCAGGTCCGGGCCGCCATCGCCGGTGCCGCCGCGTTCCGGCCTCCTCCGGAGGCGGTGACGACGATCGTCGCGCGGGAGGAGCGATGGGAGGAGACCCTGAGCGCCATCGGCACCGCGGCGGCCGTCCACGGCGTCACGGTGAGCGCCGACCTTCCCGGCATCGTCTCCCGGATCGCGTTCGACTCGGGCCGGCACGTCGAGCAGGGCGACGTGGTCGTCGAGCTGGACACGAGGCAGGAGCAGGCACAGCTCCTGGACGCCCAGGCGCAGCGCGACCTCGCCCGTTTGAGCCTCGACCGCGTCCGCGGGCTGCGCGAGCGCGGGGTCACGTCCCAGGCGGAGCTGGACGACGCGGAGGCGAAATTCAAGTCCGCCGACGCCCGCGTGGGGGAGATCCGCGCCTCGATCGAGCGGAAGACGGTCCGGGCGCCGTTCTCGGGGGTCCTCGGCATCCGCCAGGTGAATCTCGGCCAGTACCTGAAGAGCGGCGACCCGATCGTGCCGCTCCAGGCGCTGCGGCCGATCTACGTGAACTTCTCCGTGCCGCAGCAGGAGCTCCAGCACCTGCGCGTCGGGACCGAGGTGACCGTTCGTCCCGGCGAGCCCGCCGGCGCAAAGATGTCGGGGAGGATCACGGCGATCGACTCCGTCATCGACGAGGGAACGCGCAACGTGCGGATCCAGGCCACGTTCGGGAATCCCGACGAGCGGCTTCGCCCCGGCATGTTCGTCGAGACGCGAATCCTCGTGGGCGTCGGCCGGCCGGTGGTCGCGGTGCCGGCGTCCTCCGTCAGCTACGCGCCCTATGGCGACTCGGTCTTCGTCGTCGAGGACGTTCATGCTCCGGACGGCAAGACGTACCGGGGCGTCCGGCAGCAGTTCGTCAAGCTGGCCGGCTCGCGCGGCGACCAGGTCGCGGTCGTCTCCGGCGTCCGGCCCGGCGAGGAGATCGTGACCTCGGGCGTGTTCAAGCTCCGTAACGGCGCGGCGGTGCAGGTGAACAACGCCATTCAGCCCTCCAACGAGGCGGCGCCCCATCCCGAGGAGAGCTGA
- a CDS encoding efflux RND transporter permease subunit: MKITDLFVRRPVLAAVVSLVILIAGLQSIRSLTVRQYPRSDIAVIHVTTVYVGANADLVRGFITSPLERVIASADGIDYMESSSSQGVSSITVHLKLNYDTDSALTQIQAKVARVRNDLPPESQAPVIEIETADTQFAAMYLGFSSKDLDQNQITDYLTRVVQPKLSAIGGVQRADILGDRTFAMRIWLDPDKMAARGIAPSQVRDALARNNYLSALGKTKGSMVSVNLVANTDLQTAEEFRQLVVKNDGNRVVRLSEIADVVLGAEDYDQDVRFNGQSATFMGIWVLPTANTLDVIRRVREAMPEIVAQLPAGMKAGIPYDSTLYIGHAIDEVLRTLTETLLIVIVVIFLFLGSFRSVVIPVVAIPISLIGAVFLMFIAGFTINLLTLLAIVLSVGLVVDDAIVMVENVERHLHAGESPYRAAIHGARELVGPIIAMTITLAAVYTPIGIQGGLTGALFKEFAFTLAGAVLVSGVVALTLSPMMGSKMLRAGDSERGFAGMINRHFDALRRLYLRMLEGTLKYRPVVLAFWILFALLAVPFYLFSQNELAPAEDQGVVFGIVQAAPNSTLDQTRLYVSRIDDVFQSFPETANTFQITGPTGGFGGMVTKPWSERTRTAAELQVQAAAALSKLPGVRVIPLTPPPLPGGGNFPVDFVIASTAEPRQLDEFAKVLVGKAFASGLFIFADSDLKFDQPQAEVVFDRDKVRSEGVDLSQAGADLATMLGGNYVNRFSIQGRSYKVIPQIKRAERLTPAQLADIHVTGPGGKLVPLSTFAALVHSTQPRELKRFQQLNAVRIQGVVPPGVALDKALRYLEGEAAKVLPPGFTVDYAGESRQLRTEGSKFLGTFLLSAILIYLVLAAQFESFRDPFIILAGSVPLALSGSLMFSFLGLTTLNIYSQVGLITLVGLIAKNGILIVEFANHLQEEGKDKLHAVVGAAGTRLRPILMTTAATVAGHTPLILATGPGAGARNSIGIMLVSGMIIGTGFTLFVVPSIYMLVARTHAAEVDEEAIGLAKPDHGLTTASA; this comes from the coding sequence ATGAAGATCACCGACCTCTTCGTCAGGCGGCCGGTTCTCGCGGCGGTCGTCAGCCTCGTCATCCTGATCGCCGGGCTGCAGTCGATCCGGTCGCTGACCGTGCGGCAGTACCCGCGGAGCGACATCGCGGTGATCCACGTCACGACGGTCTACGTCGGGGCGAACGCCGACCTCGTGCGCGGCTTCATCACGTCTCCGCTCGAGCGGGTGATCGCCAGCGCCGACGGGATCGATTACATGGAGTCCTCGAGCAGCCAGGGGGTCAGCTCGATCACGGTCCACCTGAAGCTCAACTACGACACCGACTCGGCGCTGACGCAGATCCAGGCCAAGGTGGCGCGGGTCCGCAACGACCTGCCTCCGGAGTCCCAGGCGCCGGTCATCGAGATCGAGACCGCGGACACCCAGTTCGCCGCAATGTACCTCGGATTCTCGTCGAAGGACCTGGACCAGAACCAGATTACCGACTACCTGACCCGGGTCGTTCAGCCGAAGCTCAGCGCCATCGGCGGCGTCCAGCGCGCCGACATTCTCGGCGACCGGACCTTCGCCATGCGGATATGGCTCGATCCCGACAAGATGGCGGCCCGGGGCATCGCGCCGTCGCAGGTCAGGGACGCGCTCGCACGGAACAACTACCTCTCGGCGCTGGGGAAGACCAAGGGGTCGATGGTCTCCGTGAACCTCGTCGCGAACACCGACCTCCAGACCGCCGAGGAGTTCCGGCAGCTGGTCGTGAAGAACGACGGCAACCGGGTCGTCCGGCTCAGCGAGATCGCCGACGTGGTGCTGGGGGCCGAGGACTACGACCAGGACGTCAGGTTCAACGGCCAGTCCGCCACGTTCATGGGAATCTGGGTGCTCCCGACCGCGAACACCCTCGACGTCATCCGGCGGGTCCGCGAGGCCATGCCCGAGATCGTGGCCCAGCTCCCGGCGGGCATGAAGGCGGGAATCCCGTACGACTCGACGCTGTACATCGGCCACGCCATCGACGAGGTCCTGAGGACCTTGACCGAGACCCTCCTGATCGTCATCGTCGTGATCTTCCTCTTCCTGGGGTCGTTCCGGTCGGTGGTCATCCCGGTGGTGGCGATCCCGATCTCGCTGATCGGCGCCGTCTTCCTGATGTTCATCGCGGGGTTCACCATCAACCTGCTCACGCTCCTCGCCATCGTGCTGTCGGTCGGCCTGGTGGTGGACGACGCCATCGTGATGGTGGAGAACGTCGAGCGACACCTCCACGCCGGCGAGTCGCCGTACCGCGCCGCCATCCACGGGGCGAGGGAGCTGGTCGGCCCGATCATCGCCATGACGATCACGCTCGCCGCGGTGTACACCCCGATCGGCATCCAGGGGGGCCTGACGGGGGCGTTGTTCAAGGAGTTCGCGTTCACCCTGGCCGGCGCGGTCCTGGTCTCGGGCGTCGTGGCGCTGACGCTGTCGCCGATGATGGGATCGAAGATGCTGCGCGCCGGCGACAGCGAGCGCGGCTTCGCCGGGATGATCAACCGCCACTTCGACGCCCTCCGCCGCCTGTACCTCCGCATGCTCGAGGGCACGCTCAAGTACCGCCCGGTGGTGCTGGCCTTCTGGATCCTCTTCGCGCTGCTCGCGGTGCCGTTCTACCTCTTCTCCCAGAACGAGCTGGCCCCCGCCGAGGACCAGGGCGTCGTGTTCGGCATCGTCCAGGCCGCGCCGAACTCGACGCTCGACCAGACGCGGCTGTACGTCTCCAGGATCGACGACGTCTTCCAGTCGTTCCCGGAGACCGCCAATACGTTCCAGATCACCGGTCCCACCGGCGGCTTCGGCGGCATGGTGACGAAGCCCTGGAGCGAACGGACCCGCACGGCCGCCGAGCTGCAGGTGCAGGCCGCGGCGGCGCTCTCCAAGCTGCCGGGGGTGCGGGTGATCCCGCTCACGCCGCCGCCCCTTCCGGGGGGGGGCAACTTCCCCGTGGACTTCGTGATCGCCTCGACGGCCGAGCCGCGCCAGCTCGACGAGTTCGCGAAGGTCCTGGTCGGCAAGGCCTTCGCCAGCGGCCTGTTCATCTTCGCGGACTCCGACCTGAAGTTCGATCAGCCCCAGGCGGAGGTCGTGTTCGACCGCGACAAGGTGCGCTCCGAGGGGGTCGACTTGAGCCAGGCCGGCGCCGACCTCGCGACGATGCTCGGCGGGAACTACGTGAATCGCTTCAGCATCCAGGGACGCAGCTACAAGGTCATCCCTCAGATCAAGCGGGCGGAGCGGCTGACGCCGGCGCAGCTCGCGGACATCCACGTGACCGGGCCTGGAGGCAAGCTGGTTCCGCTCTCGACGTTCGCCGCGCTCGTCCACTCGACCCAGCCCCGCGAGCTGAAGCGCTTCCAGCAGCTGAACGCCGTGAGGATCCAGGGGGTCGTCCCACCGGGCGTGGCGCTCGACAAGGCGCTGCGCTACCTCGAGGGGGAGGCGGCGAAGGTGCTCCCGCCGGGATTCACGGTGGACTACGCCGGCGAGTCGCGGCAGCTTCGTACCGAGGGGAGCAAGTTCCTAGGAACGTTCCTGCTCTCGGCGATCCTGATCTACCTGGTGCTGGCGGCGCAGTTCGAGAGCTTCCGGGATCCGTTCATCATCCTGGCCGGTTCGGTGCCGCTCGCGCTCTCGGGGTCGCTGATGTTCTCCTTCCTCGGCCTGACGACGCTGAACATCTACAGCCAGGTCGGCCTCATCACCCTGGTCGGCCTCATCGCGAAGAACGGCATCCTGATCGTCGAGTTCGCCAACCACCTCCAGGAGGAGGGGAAGGACAAGCTCCACGCCGTGGTCGGGGCCGCCGGCACCCGGCTGCGGCCGATCCTCATGACGACCGCGGCCACGGTCGCGGGACACACCCCACTGATCCTGGCCACGGGTCCCGGGGCCGGCGCGCGGAACAGCATCGGCATCATGCTGGTCAGCGGGATGATCATCGGCACGGGGTTCACGCTGTTCGTCGTCCCCTCGATCTACATGCTGGTGGCGCGGACGCACGCCGCGGAGGTCGACGAGGAGGCGATCGGTCTCGCCAAGCCCGATCACGGCCTGACCACTGCGTCCGCGTGA
- a CDS encoding GAF domain-containing protein has translation MAEGAAKAERYRRILAQAQELLRDVPRPIARMSTVAALLHHKMQGFSWTGFYLLEGDELVVGPYQGLLACIVLEKPRGVCWAGILRGEPVLVPDVHAFPGHIACDSRSRSEIVVPVRRADGSPAGVLDVDSTRPAWFDETDALGLAPLAALVHAGSG, from the coding sequence ATGGCCGAAGGCGCGGCCAAGGCGGAGCGGTACCGGAGGATCCTCGCGCAGGCGCAGGAGCTGTTGAGGGACGTGCCGCGCCCGATCGCGCGTATGAGCACCGTCGCCGCCCTGCTCCACCACAAGATGCAGGGCTTTTCCTGGACCGGCTTCTACTTGCTCGAAGGGGACGAGCTCGTCGTCGGTCCCTATCAGGGCCTCCTGGCCTGCATCGTCCTCGAGAAGCCCCGCGGCGTCTGCTGGGCGGGGATCCTGAGGGGAGAGCCGGTTCTGGTCCCGGACGTGCACGCCTTCCCCGGCCACATCGCCTGCGACAGCCGATCGAGGTCGGAGATCGTCGTGCCGGTCCGCCGCGCCGACGGAAGCCCCGCCGGCGTCCTCGACGTGGACAGCACCCGGCCGGCCTGGTTCGACGAGACCGACGCCCTGGGGCTCGCGCCGCTCGCGGCCCTCGTCCACGCGGGCTCCGGGTAG
- a CDS encoding GntR family transcriptional regulator, with protein MARLRPERRRGSEEVRERILADLHSGRLNPGDRVPSVRRMAERVGADRKTVHRAYLALQREGLVETRPGSGTFLLEGRSVMQRPVRAAELLSAVNRTRAEAAGLGLDPAVFARFLRLSLGKGLRGVTLAVAECNLEQVALFSLELQGLLGVRCRHALLPDAISEGTNSLAGCSGIVTTDFHRSDVAGIGARLSLPVYRVALDPAFPRLLVEEARKGPVVMVVLDRSFASGFFRFLAGASVPEEVVRHFQVVEPQEARAAFRKAGGRAAVYVSPTVERAMGGRVLERLPRLSVTRHVSAASVERLRVQLALDLAMLGRDARA; from the coding sequence ATGGCCCGCCTGCGGCCCGAGCGACGCCGGGGAAGCGAGGAGGTGCGGGAGCGCATCCTCGCGGATCTCCACTCGGGCCGTCTGAATCCGGGCGACCGGGTTCCGTCGGTGCGCCGGATGGCCGAGCGCGTCGGCGCCGACAGGAAGACCGTCCACCGCGCCTACCTCGCCCTGCAGCGCGAAGGGCTCGTGGAGACGCGCCCGGGTAGCGGGACGTTCCTTCTCGAAGGCCGGAGCGTGATGCAGCGTCCGGTTCGAGCGGCGGAGCTGCTGTCCGCGGTGAACCGAACGCGGGCGGAGGCCGCCGGCCTCGGGCTCGACCCGGCCGTCTTCGCGCGGTTCCTGAGGCTCTCCCTGGGGAAGGGACTTCGCGGCGTCACGCTCGCCGTCGCCGAGTGCAACCTCGAGCAGGTGGCGCTCTTCTCCCTCGAGCTTCAAGGACTGCTCGGAGTCCGGTGCCGCCACGCGCTCCTTCCCGACGCGATCTCGGAGGGGACGAATTCGCTCGCCGGCTGCAGCGGGATCGTGACGACAGACTTCCACCGGTCGGACGTGGCGGGGATCGGGGCGCGGCTCTCGCTCCCGGTCTACCGGGTCGCGCTGGACCCCGCGTTTCCCCGCCTGCTGGTGGAGGAGGCGCGGAAAGGGCCGGTGGTGATGGTGGTCCTCGACCGCAGCTTCGCGTCGGGGTTCTTCCGCTTCCTCGCCGGGGCCTCCGTCCCGGAGGAGGTCGTCAGGCACTTCCAGGTGGTCGAGCCGCAGGAAGCGCGGGCCGCCTTCCGAAAGGCCGGGGGGCGTGCCGCGGTCTACGTCTCTCCGACCGTCGAGCGCGCGATGGGCGGGCGAGTCCTCGAGCGGCTCCCCAGGCTGAGCGTGACCCGCCACGTGTCGGCGGCGTCGGTCGAGCGGCTCAGGGTCCAGCTCGCGCTGGACCTCGCGATGCTCGGACGGGACGCCCGGGCTTGA
- the glgB gene encoding 1,4-alpha-glucan branching protein GlgB, with the protein MTQAALDVLKIDEAEAASLLAGDHTDPHRVLGIHPASADGVEGVVVRAMHADALGCECLREGEPSVVMSRVAERGLFAAFLPGARLPLRYRVRFWFADGRTWERTDPYGFLPTLGEVDRHLFNEGTHRRLWECLGAHPRSIDGVDGVAFAVWAPSARRVSVVGEFCRWDGRHFPMRMLGSSGVFELFVPGVPTGALYKFEIKTREGMIRPKADPFAFSMEAPPGTASRVDASSYAWGDREWMEARRSRDPLREPLAFYEVHLGSWARVPEEGSRCLTYREIAPRLVEHVKRLGFTHLELMPVAEHPFTGSWGYQVSAYFAPTARYGSPDDFRFLVDHCHRNGIGVVIDWVPAHFPKDDFALRRFDGTALFEHDDPRLGEHPDWGTLIFNYGRNEVRNFLIANALYWLDELHVDGLRVDAVASMLYLDYSRNEGEWLPNRYGGRENLEAIEFVKAMNEIVRAEQPGCITMAEESTAWGGVSRPVRDGGLGFTFKWNMGWMHDTLEYFSKDPVFRRFHQNDLTFAMLYEYSERFVNPLSHDEVVHGKRSLLDKMPGDVWQKFANLRLLLAYQYTRPGKKLLFMGTELAPWNEWNHDASLDWHLANDPMRAAFRRFLEDLGRLYLGTPCLWRSDPDPWGFSWIDCNDHASSVISYLRRDGDGHLVVILNLTPVPRDGYRVGTPRAGRYAKGLSTDDPAYGGSGYGGLESVLTEPIPFHGQPQSVKLDLPPLAAMVLVPAP; encoded by the coding sequence ATGACTCAGGCGGCCCTGGACGTCCTCAAGATCGACGAGGCGGAGGCGGCGAGCCTCCTCGCCGGCGACCACACCGACCCTCACCGCGTGCTCGGGATCCACCCCGCGAGCGCCGACGGGGTCGAGGGGGTCGTCGTCCGCGCGATGCACGCGGACGCGCTGGGCTGCGAGTGCCTGCGCGAGGGGGAGCCGAGCGTCGTCATGTCCCGCGTGGCGGAGCGCGGCCTCTTCGCCGCCTTCCTCCCGGGCGCGCGGCTCCCGCTCCGTTACCGAGTGCGCTTCTGGTTCGCGGACGGCAGGACGTGGGAGCGGACCGATCCGTACGGGTTCCTGCCGACCCTCGGCGAGGTGGACCGGCACCTCTTCAACGAGGGGACCCATCGCCGCCTGTGGGAGTGCCTGGGGGCGCACCCGCGCTCGATCGACGGGGTCGACGGGGTCGCGTTCGCGGTGTGGGCGCCCAGCGCCCGCCGCGTCAGCGTGGTCGGGGAGTTCTGCCGCTGGGACGGGAGGCACTTCCCGATGCGCATGCTCGGCAGCTCGGGGGTCTTCGAGCTGTTCGTTCCGGGGGTCCCGACCGGCGCGCTCTACAAGTTCGAGATCAAGACGCGCGAGGGCATGATCCGCCCCAAGGCCGACCCGTTTGCGTTCTCGATGGAGGCGCCGCCGGGGACCGCGTCGCGCGTGGACGCCTCCTCGTACGCGTGGGGGGACCGGGAGTGGATGGAGGCGAGGCGGAGCCGGGATCCGCTTCGCGAGCCGCTGGCGTTCTACGAGGTCCACCTCGGATCGTGGGCCCGGGTGCCGGAGGAGGGGAGCCGCTGCCTGACCTACCGCGAGATCGCGCCGCGCCTCGTGGAGCACGTCAAGCGCCTGGGGTTCACCCACCTCGAGCTGATGCCGGTGGCGGAGCACCCGTTCACCGGTTCCTGGGGGTACCAGGTCTCGGCGTACTTCGCGCCGACGGCGCGGTACGGGTCTCCGGACGACTTCAGGTTCCTCGTGGACCACTGCCACCGGAACGGGATCGGGGTGGTGATCGACTGGGTCCCGGCGCATTTCCCGAAGGACGACTTCGCGCTGCGGCGATTCGACGGAACCGCGCTCTTCGAGCACGACGATCCGAGGCTCGGCGAGCATCCGGACTGGGGCACGCTGATCTTCAACTACGGGAGGAACGAGGTCCGGAACTTCCTCATCGCGAACGCGCTGTACTGGCTGGACGAGCTGCATGTGGACGGCCTCCGCGTGGACGCCGTCGCCTCGATGCTCTACCTCGACTACAGCCGGAACGAGGGAGAGTGGCTGCCGAACCGGTACGGGGGGCGCGAGAACCTCGAGGCGATCGAGTTCGTCAAGGCGATGAACGAGATCGTCCGGGCCGAGCAGCCCGGGTGCATCACGATGGCCGAGGAGTCCACCGCTTGGGGCGGCGTGAGCCGACCGGTGCGGGACGGCGGGCTCGGCTTCACGTTCAAGTGGAACATGGGCTGGATGCACGACACGCTGGAGTACTTCTCGAAGGATCCAGTCTTCCGCCGATTCCACCAGAACGACCTGACGTTCGCCATGCTCTACGAGTACTCCGAGCGGTTCGTGAACCCTCTGTCCCACGACGAGGTGGTCCACGGGAAAAGATCGCTGCTCGACAAGATGCCGGGGGACGTCTGGCAGAAGTTCGCGAACCTGAGGCTCCTCCTCGCCTATCAGTACACTCGGCCGGGGAAGAAGCTCCTCTTCATGGGGACCGAGCTGGCGCCCTGGAACGAGTGGAACCACGACGCGAGCCTCGACTGGCACCTGGCGAACGACCCGATGCGGGCGGCGTTCCGCCGGTTCCTGGAGGACCTGGGGCGCCTCTACCTCGGGACGCCCTGTCTCTGGCGGTCGGACCCCGACCCGTGGGGATTCTCCTGGATCGACTGCAACGACCACGCGAGCTCGGTGATCTCGTACCTGCGCCGCGACGGCGACGGTCACCTGGTGGTGATCCTGAACCTCACGCCGGTGCCCCGCGACGGCTACCGGGTCGGGACGCCTCGGGCCGGCCGCTACGCCAAGGGGCTCTCGACGGACGATCCCGCGTACGGCGGGAGCGGATACGGGGGGCTCGAATCCGTCCTGACCGAGCCGATCCCGTTCCACGGCCAGCCCCAGTCGGTCAAGCTCGACCTGCCGCCACTGGCGGCGATGGTGCTCGTGCCGGCGCCGTGA
- a CDS encoding ABC transporter permease has protein sequence MSERPHPLVELTRARILEFLREKEALFWVFVFPVLLACALGVAFRNRPVDLAHVAVAAGTSEAERLADQLRRAPGVTAFLLAPREAEEALRHGRVDVIVEDGGTARDGRPAVIYRFDATRPESLAARDAADEALQRAAGRSDPLETGERRVTEPGSRYVDYLIPGLVGLNLMGSGMWGIGFTVVAARTRKLLKRFAATPMRRSHYLLSFALSRLIFLSLEVAAVVGFGWLVFGVRVRGSLVDLALVAILGAATFAGIGLLVAARPRSIEAVSGWMNLVMLPMWLLSGTFFSYERFPAVLHPAIRALPLTALNDALRAVVNDGASLASRWSEALVMVAWGVVAFVLALRLFRWQ, from the coding sequence ATGAGTGAGCGGCCCCACCCGCTGGTCGAGCTGACCCGGGCGCGGATCCTGGAATTCCTCCGCGAGAAGGAGGCTCTGTTCTGGGTCTTCGTGTTCCCGGTGCTCCTCGCGTGCGCGCTGGGCGTCGCCTTCCGCAACCGGCCGGTGGACCTTGCGCACGTGGCGGTCGCGGCGGGAACGTCGGAGGCGGAGCGGTTGGCGGACCAGCTGCGCCGGGCGCCCGGGGTGACCGCGTTCCTGCTCGCCCCGAGGGAGGCCGAGGAGGCGCTCCGGCACGGCCGGGTGGACGTGATCGTGGAAGACGGTGGTACGGCTCGGGACGGTCGGCCCGCGGTGATTTACCGTTTCGATGCGACGCGCCCCGAAAGCCTGGCGGCGCGGGATGCCGCGGACGAGGCGCTCCAGCGTGCCGCGGGCCGGAGCGACCCGCTCGAGACCGGCGAGCGACGGGTGACCGAGCCCGGATCGAGGTACGTGGACTATCTGATCCCCGGTCTCGTCGGGCTCAACTTGATGGGAAGCGGCATGTGGGGCATCGGCTTCACGGTGGTCGCGGCGCGCACGCGGAAGCTCCTGAAGCGGTTCGCGGCGACCCCCATGCGCCGATCCCACTACCTCCTCTCGTTCGCGCTCTCGCGGCTCATCTTCCTCTCGCTCGAGGTCGCCGCGGTGGTGGGATTCGGATGGCTGGTCTTCGGCGTGCGCGTCCGGGGATCCCTCGTCGACCTCGCTCTCGTGGCGATCCTCGGGGCCGCCACGTTCGCGGGGATCGGGCTCCTCGTCGCGGCCCGCCCGAGGTCGATCGAGGCGGTCTCGGGATGGATGAACCTGGTGATGCTCCCGATGTGGCTGCTCTCGGGGACGTTCTTCTCCTACGAGCGTTTCCCGGCGGTGCTGCACCCCGCGATCCGCGCCCTTCCGCTCACCGCCCTCAACGACGCGCTTCGCGCCGTCGTGAACGACGGCGCGTCCCTGGCGTCCCGGTGGTCCGAGGCCCTCGTGATGGTCGCCTGGGGTGTCGTCGCCTTCGTCCTGGCCCTTCGCCTCTTCCGCTGGCAATGA